In Gordonia iterans, the following proteins share a genomic window:
- a CDS encoding glycine-rich domain-containing protein: MWTPEPTPTVPRPVAGWAPAGPPAVPRDPVRGWTSMPSATGVIDGHGPLDGLLTAAPDALAVGYGVEHATLLPADADVWDLMALATGHGIDVAELAAAVAGVPVIGLGGQVPGLVAAHTGGLIDGHGQISGVLADVELAAVASGLGALGSSVVAGPLAGAAPWGAAGAVDGSFAVVPVAAVSIAYTTTTATVSIPPWVRYIDAVVLGAGGGGSRGGQGFPGWPGQGGRGGHWNATTWDRGESRNGWAKLSVTVGTGGTGGGDTGGTGGSTTIAVTGGPSITGAGGVGGSGQPDLLGTDRDGQAAQGGNAGGSTPAHLIYNGVNYPGGGPSTGDTANIPGSGGRGGGGAVWPGSPGSGRAGGRGQAWIRFWM, translated from the coding sequence ATGTGGACTCCTGAACCAACACCCACCGTCCCCCGCCCGGTCGCCGGGTGGGCACCCGCAGGGCCGCCCGCGGTGCCGCGGGATCCGGTGCGCGGCTGGACGAGCATGCCGTCGGCGACCGGCGTCATCGACGGCCACGGCCCGCTCGACGGCCTCCTCACCGCAGCACCCGACGCCCTCGCCGTCGGATACGGCGTCGAGCACGCGACCCTGCTGCCCGCCGACGCCGACGTGTGGGACCTGATGGCGCTCGCCACCGGCCACGGCATCGACGTCGCCGAGCTCGCGGCCGCAGTCGCCGGCGTGCCGGTCATCGGCCTCGGCGGCCAGGTGCCCGGTCTGGTCGCCGCGCACACCGGCGGACTCATCGACGGGCACGGACAGATCTCCGGTGTGCTCGCCGACGTCGAGCTCGCCGCCGTGGCCTCTGGGCTCGGTGCGCTGGGCTCCTCTGTCGTCGCCGGTCCTCTCGCTGGTGCTGCGCCGTGGGGTGCCGCGGGTGCAGTCGACGGGAGTTTCGCGGTCGTGCCTGTCGCTGCCGTGTCCATCGCCTACACCACGACGACGGCCACCGTGTCCATCCCGCCGTGGGTGCGGTACATCGACGCCGTCGTCCTCGGCGCCGGCGGCGGCGGGTCACGCGGCGGGCAGGGCTTTCCGGGCTGGCCCGGCCAGGGCGGGCGCGGCGGGCACTGGAATGCGACCACCTGGGACCGCGGCGAAAGCCGCAACGGCTGGGCGAAACTGTCGGTCACCGTCGGGACCGGCGGGACCGGCGGCGGGGACACCGGCGGCACCGGCGGATCCACCACCATCGCGGTCACCGGCGGCCCCTCGATCACCGGGGCCGGCGGAGTCGGAGGTTCCGGCCAGCCCGATCTCCTCGGCACGGACCGGGACGGGCAGGCCGCCCAGGGCGGCAACGCCGGCGGGTCCACACCGGCGCACCTGATCTACAACGGCGTCAACTACCCCGGTGGCGGCCCCTCGACCGGTGATACCGCGAACATCCCAGGGAGCGGTGGGCGTGGTGGCGGCGGAGCCGTCTGGCCGGGTTCGCCAGGATCGGGCCGAGCAGGAGGAAGGGGACAGGCATGGATCCGCTTCTGGATGTAG